One Diospyros lotus cultivar Yz01 chromosome 1, ASM1463336v1, whole genome shotgun sequence genomic window carries:
- the LOC127797717 gene encoding uncharacterized protein LOC127797717, translating to MGTVAEAVHSCHSLPLSMLERARGATMNATSLAQHLGTSLETPNWLSEEMIKCISAIYIELADPPSIDHGLPLSPVSSSSVADSSPQHQSNIWSPETRRNPSFYSSMESAFSTEGSNELGGAYSTMIEVQRICRDGQSLKRVKNMLQQFRSFVLRLEEVHPEKMRHEEKIAFWINVHNSLVMHAFLVYGIPQNNLKRISLLLKAAYNVGGHTITVDMIQNSILGCRLPRPGQWLQALFFPKAKSKSRDTWKASALKHPEPRLYFALCSGSHSDPAVRMYTPKGVFQELEAAKDDYIHTNLRVHKEHKILLPKLVDSFAKKSGLCPAAFMEMIEHFMPHSAKKRLIQQHRHGRFWKKIEWTPHNHSFRYLLGKELLK from the exons ATGGGAACTGTTGCAGAGGCAGTACACTCATGCCATTCCTTACCTTTGTCAATGCTGGAG CGTGCCCGGGGTGCAACTATGAATGCGACCAGTCTGGCACAGCATCTTGGCACCAGCCTGGAGACTCCAAACTGGCTCTCTGAGGAGATGATTAAGTGCATATCAGCCATATATATTGAGCTTGCAGACCCCCCTTCAATTGATCATGGTTTACCTCTCTCTCCAGTGTCATCTTCCTCTGTTGCTGACTCTTCCCCACAGCATCAGTCCAATATTTGGAGCCCagaaacaagaagaaatccATCTTTCTATTCATCAATGGAGAGTGCTTTCAGCACTGAAGGATCAAATGAACTTGGTGGAGCTTATAGCACAATGATTGAGGTCCAACGGATTTGCAGAGACGGTCAGAGTTTAAAACGAGTGAAGAATATGCTACAACAGTTTAG ATCATTTGTTTTGCGCCTGGAAGAAGTCCATCCTGAAAAGATGAGACATGAGGAGAAGATTGCTTTTTGGATCAACGTACACAATTCCCTCGTAATGCAT GCATTCTTGGTTTATGGAATTCCACAAAACAATCTGAAAAGAATTTCTTTACTCCTCAAG GCTGCATATAATGTTGGTGGCCATACCATAACCGTAGACATGATTCAGAATTCAATTTTAGGATGCAGACTGCCTCGTCCTGGACAA TGGCTCCAAGCTTTGTTTTTCCCAAAGGCAAAGTCAAAGTCCAGAGACACATGGAAAGCTTCTGCACTCAAGCATCCAGAACCTCGCCTATATTTTGCACTTTGTTCGGGAAGCCATTCTGATCCTGCG GTCAGAATGTACACGCCCAAGGGCGTTTTCCAGGAGCTGGAGGCCGCGAAAGATGACTACATCCATACTAACTTAAGGGTCCACAAAGAACATAAGATCCTTCTACCAAAACTGGTGGACTCTTTTGCCAAAAAGTCAGGGCTATGTCCGGCTGCTTTCATGGAGATGATAGAGCATTTTATGCCTCATTCTGCCAAGAAGAGGCTCATTCAGCAGCATCGACACGGAAGGTTCTGGAAGAAGATCGAATGGACTCCTCACAACCACTCGTTCAGGTATCTGCTGGGGAAGGAGTTGCTCAAGTGA
- the LOC127792613 gene encoding thioredoxin domain-containing protein PLP3A-like isoform X2, with translation MDPNSVKSTLSNLALGNVMAAAARDYQKELLAQGKAQASTSVNQEVDLDELMDDPELEKLHSERIAALKKEAEKRQTLKNRGHGEYREVTEGDFLGEVTGSEKVICHFYHREFYRCKIMDKHLRPLAPKHIDTKFIKLDAENAPFFVAKLAIKTLPCVVLFRNGVATDRLVGFQDLGGKDDFTTKTLEALLTRKGIISEGKRDEEDEEEDYNENKRQTVRSSSSVNIGSDSD, from the exons ATGGATCCAAATTCAGTTAAATCAACCCTATCTAATTTAGCATTGGGAAACGTAATGGCAGCAGCAGCTCGTGACTACCAAAAA GAACTGTTAGCTCAAGGAAAAGCACAGGCTTCCACATCAGTTAATCAGGAGGTTGATCTTGATGAATTGATGGAT GATCCTGAGCTGGAAAAATTGCACTCTGAAAGAATTGCTGCTCTAAAG AAAGAAGCTGAAAAGAGACAAACATTGAAGAACCGGGGACACGGGGAATATAGAGAGGTTACTGAAGGGGACTTCTTGGGTGAAGTTACTGGGAGTGAAAAAGTGATATGTCACTTCTACCATCGGGAATTCTATCGATGCAA GATAATGGACAAGCATTTGAGGCCCCTTGCACCAAAGCATATTGACACCAAGTTCATCAAGTTAGATGCAGAG AATGCGCCTTTCTTTGTTGCCAAACTTGCAATAAAAACCTTGCCTTGCGTTGTATTGTTCAG GAATGGAGTTGCAACAGATAGGCTGGTTGGGTTTCAGGACTTGGGGGGAAAAGATGATTTCACCACAAAGACTCTCGAGGCTCTACTAACAAGAAAAG GTATTATTAGCGAAGGtaaaagagatgaagaagatgaggaagagGATTATAATGAAAACAAACGCCAGACAGTAAGATCGTCGTCCTCTGTGAATATAGGTTCTGATTCTGACTGA
- the LOC127787601 gene encoding uncharacterized protein LOC127787601 → MGNCRSCQCPAAATAKLIFFDGELQEFSSPVKVSDVVQQNPGSFLCNSDQMDFNDFVSSLDDDEELQPGQLYFALPLRWLSRPLLAEDMASLAVKASLALARGGCGRKYCTGNSGGGRVDVERDVKFRPTVVSGGGRRQGLVKARVLTRELSMITEEQ, encoded by the coding sequence ATGGGTAATTGCAGATCGTGCCAGTGTCCGGCGGCAGCCACGGCAAAGCTGATCTTTTTCGACGGCGAGCTGCAAGAGTTCTCGTCTCCGGTGAAGGTCTCCGATGTAGTGCAACAAAACCCGGGTTCGTTTCTCTGCAACTCAGATCAAATGGACTTCAACGACTTCGTTTCCTCCCTGGACGACGACGAGGAGCTTCAGCCCGGCCAGCTCTACTTTGCGCTGCCGCTGCGGTGGTTGTCTCGGCCGCTGCTGGCGGAGGACATGGCTTCTCTGGCAGTTAAAGCGAGTCTGGCTCTTGCCCGGGGTGGCTGTGGACGCAAGTACTGTACCGGAAATTCTGGCGGCGGAAGGGTTGACGTTGAGAGAGATGTCAAGTTCAGGCCGACGGTTGTTTCGGGTGGAGGCCGCCGACAGGGGTTGGTGAAAGCGCGTGTACTGACAAGAGAGTTGAGTATGATTACGGAAGAGCAGTAA
- the LOC127792613 gene encoding thioredoxin domain-containing protein PLP3A-like isoform X1, translating to MLGSVVVCRTCYSLYVNYSQSGGIWISITWREKHREMDPNSVKSTLSNLALGNVMAAAARDYQKELLAQGKAQASTSVNQEVDLDELMDDPELEKLHSERIAALKKEAEKRQTLKNRGHGEYREVTEGDFLGEVTGSEKVICHFYHREFYRCKIMDKHLRPLAPKHIDTKFIKLDAENAPFFVAKLAIKTLPCVVLFRNGVATDRLVGFQDLGGKDDFTTKTLEALLTRKGIISEGKRDEEDEEEDYNENKRQTVRSSSSVNIGSDSD from the exons ATGCTAGGGTCAGTTGTTGTTTGTCGGACTTGTTATTCTTTGTACGTGAATTATTCGCAATCTGGAGGCATTTGGATATCAATCACATGGAGAG AGAAACACAGGGAGATGGATCCAAATTCAGTTAAATCAACCCTATCTAATTTAGCATTGGGAAACGTAATGGCAGCAGCAGCTCGTGACTACCAAAAA GAACTGTTAGCTCAAGGAAAAGCACAGGCTTCCACATCAGTTAATCAGGAGGTTGATCTTGATGAATTGATGGAT GATCCTGAGCTGGAAAAATTGCACTCTGAAAGAATTGCTGCTCTAAAG AAAGAAGCTGAAAAGAGACAAACATTGAAGAACCGGGGACACGGGGAATATAGAGAGGTTACTGAAGGGGACTTCTTGGGTGAAGTTACTGGGAGTGAAAAAGTGATATGTCACTTCTACCATCGGGAATTCTATCGATGCAA GATAATGGACAAGCATTTGAGGCCCCTTGCACCAAAGCATATTGACACCAAGTTCATCAAGTTAGATGCAGAG AATGCGCCTTTCTTTGTTGCCAAACTTGCAATAAAAACCTTGCCTTGCGTTGTATTGTTCAG GAATGGAGTTGCAACAGATAGGCTGGTTGGGTTTCAGGACTTGGGGGGAAAAGATGATTTCACCACAAAGACTCTCGAGGCTCTACTAACAAGAAAAG GTATTATTAGCGAAGGtaaaagagatgaagaagatgaggaagagGATTATAATGAAAACAAACGCCAGACAGTAAGATCGTCGTCCTCTGTGAATATAGGTTCTGATTCTGACTGA
- the LOC127791215 gene encoding LOW QUALITY PROTEIN: hemoglobin-2-like (The sequence of the model RefSeq protein was modified relative to this genomic sequence to represent the inferred CDS: deleted 1 base in 1 codon) yields MLLSHGASTRAVVDFSNTVSATEKSGSKSLARSVEFSWVRRDGSGSGCRLKCRTARMSPIAERNRRRLEVRGFTEEQEALVVKSWNSMRKNTGELGVKFFLRIFEIAPSAKKLFTFLRNSDVPPEQNPKLKPHATTVFVMTCESAVQLRKAGKVMVKESNLKDLGAAHFKYGVADEHFEVTKYALLETIKEAVPEMWSLEMKNAWGEAYDQLVAAIKNEMKP; encoded by the exons ATGCTCTTGTCGCACG GGGCTTCTACGCGCGCTGTTGTGGATTTCTCCAATACTGTTTCTGCAACAGAGAAGTCTGGCTCGAAATCCCTAGCTCGGTCCGTGGAGTTCTCGTGGGTCCGACGAGATGGGTCTGGCTCTGGGTGTAGACTTAAATGCAGAACTGCTCGAATGAGTCCAA TTGCTGAGAGGAACAGAAGAAGATTGGAAGTGAGAGGCTTCACGGAAGAGCAGGAGGCTCTGGTGGTCAAGTCATGGAATTCGATGAGGAAGAATACTGGGGAATTGGGCGTTAAATTTTTCTTGAG GATCTTTGAGATTGCTCCTTCTGCGAAAAAGTTGTTTACTTTCTTGAGAAATTCAGACGTCCCTCCGGAGCAGAACCCCAAGCTGAAGCCTCATGCTACCACAGTCTTTGTTATG ACTTGTGAATCAGCAGTCCAACTTCGGAAGGCCGGCAAGGTGATGGTGAAGGAGTCGAATCTGAAAGATTTGGGTGCCGCTCACTTCAAATATGGCGTAGCCGATGAACACTTCGAG GTGACCAAGTATGCACTGCTGGAAACTATA AAGGAGGCTGTTCCAGAGATGTGGTCGTTGGAGATGAAGAATGCATGGGGAGAAGCTTATGACCAGTTGGTTGCTGCAATCAAGAATGAAATGAAACCCTAA